The genomic segment GAGTTGCAAAGCTGAATGCTATACAGGTTCAAATGGTGTAAAAATTCTGAAACTCATTTATCCAGAtctgaaagaaaacattgttaTGTTGGAGAATTGTGTTTGAACTCTTTGCATTCTATCATTCTCTACTGATTGGCATAGGTCCCGGCTTGCTCTCAAAAGACTGGGTGCTGTGCATGCGGCCTGGATTATAGCTTGATGTTTGTAAGCAGTAAGCACCATCCATCAGTGTTGGTGATTGACCGCATCTTTGCATTCGCCTGGTCATAAAATTGGAGCCTTGTCCATGCTATGTGCTGAACCTTTGAGTTACTTAATTAACTAGGGTGGTTAACTTTGAACTTTTCTCATCGGATTCATTGGTTATCTAACTTTGACCGCATCTTTGCATTAGCGCCGGTTTGGCACGCAAAAAAATACTTAGACGactacaatattttttcaaagaaacaagaaaaacttaCACTTTATTCGTAAATTTGACCGGATCTAATATGACCAGATAgcttaataatttgatttaaattatagataatGATAGCATatgaaccataaaaaaaacatttgatgagaattaagtaaaataaatgagccatcaatattatatatgaaataagacaaaaaaaaaaattcattacaaaCTCACTATCATTTTATTGTGGGTATTgctcttcacaaaaaaaaatttgttgagaTAGTTTAAACCTAATTGCAAAAGTCTTGACGATTGTTAAGACAATTTAAACCCGACTGTAAAAGTCTGGATGGTgacatctaaaaaaaacatatgagtcGCCAAAACAATGTcttataaaaccaaattgaacaaaacaaaatgaagtgAGCATCGGTCTATATTCAACCACTCAAATCTActtaattcaagaataaaatttatttttaaaaataaatttaataaagaacaacaaataaaaaaaactaaaggtaatccaattaaataagaaaaatgataaaaccaaTGTCaacaaaagcataaaaaaaaacatagttcactctcaaattaaataaatattggaggatgaaatcgaaaaaatattaacttaaaaaataaaaaaccaaagtaaTTTTGGGTAAACTTCATGAAgttgggttaatttttaaagtttgcaACCTGTGAAATCTTAGACACGAGTTTAACTAAGAAGCTTAAATCCTGACAAATAtaatgttaaagaatgaaatctaataaaaatagcAATCTTGAGTGTTttgcaaagcaaaaaaaaaacaattaaaagaataagaatgaaatatattagaaaaaaaattaaggagggcgaaataaaaaaaatacacctctaaaaattatcttagattacaaaaaatataaattaaaagatgatgatcaaatttgacaaagcaaaaaattaaatgaggatgaaatcaaaataaaaatctaattcaataaattatcttttaaaaaatcataaagaaaagaataaggacaaaaaaaaaaaaaaaaaggaaatttaggggttgatttaaaaaatcaggAGTAATAAGGTGCAAACactaagaaagaaaaaggaaagaaagaagaaaataaaaattgacaaatCAAAGTTTTCTCGATGCACACGTAACATATCCATGCAAAAGACATTGAGATGAAGCTGACAAAACCTCACAATGATCTTTTTAGCCATTGAAATCAGTTGCACGCGTGTTAAGCACGCatcgatatatttttttcttttttatttattaaaaaatcaaattattccTAGTCCaacaaaatactaataaaaaaactatttgcaCAATAACTAATATATCCTCGGACCCtagaatttaaaaactaaactcTAAAGACAACTAGACAAGCACGTCTTTTAACCGtgcttgtaaaaaattaaaagatatatgaAGCCTACATTgttaggtaattttttttcataatctcaagggataatataattattttactgtggataatcaaatgaaaagataaaaagtacaaataacctttttcttttaaaagcatCCATATAATATTAgcatacaaaaagaaaattaaaaacccCTCCTATCtcttatcaattttaaaaagtcaaattaatatattacttctcagtctattttttttattcatataaatatctGGATCAGTTTGCGTGTATCCTAACTAATTCTATGAGctataaaattaatgaccatgtaaactTTCAGTAGCCTTAAGATTTGTAAGATTCGAATCGATGATATTTAGAGACtaaatctaaaatctaattaattaaattgtgtttttaaaaaattacccttttttttaagagcTAGATAATGAGTTTATTGTTCTTGTCGATAATGCGATGTGTatccttttcagtttttttttaatatatagtttttaacttCTAAAGTTACCATCCACTGATTTCATGAAGGAAAGAGGACTCCAATGAggcatttcaaatttattttttaaaaaacttaaggaCGATTAATCTCTAAAATATGAGAATGTTTATTAAAGCTATAGTTATAAAACTGCTCCATGACCTTTTCCGAGTAAGTCAACTCCCAAGTGAGAGAGTTGACTGGGGTCTGTTACTGAAAGAGTGGAGACTGTCATGGCGCGAAAGCAGATATGGTCTGGTATTGTTTATGTTCTTCATTTCTTGTCCAGCAGAAACGGAAATTGAATCAATTGgttattaaaagtatttttttaaaaaaataatatatgaagttgtttttttaaattttttaatattaaaaatatttaaaaatattaacttaatattttttcaagataaatatatttttaacacttataaacacaattttaaatataaaacaccCCTGAAAAACTTTAAGTACAACGCTTTTCCGGTGCTACCGGAGGCTTTGGGGAAGTCAGAATAGGATATGCTTTCAGCAGTATGGACACAGTAACTGGTACACCAGAGATGCGTCCTTTAATCCTCTCCTACCAAGTAAagattcttaaaattattattttttattttaaatcattttaacatgataataaaaaaataaaattttaaaaaaataaaattattttaatatatttttaaataaaaatactttaaatctcaaccatctcaaataaaaaagaacgcCGGCAGAATTGACCAGAGCAGTCGGCTGTTTAATATAGcggtaaaaatatattgtttttaaaatatttttttaaagtatttttatttaaaaatatattaaaataatattttttttatttttaaaaaataacaaatttaacaattttttttttaatttaaaagaacgCGGTTCCGCCATGGTAAAAGACTTTAGACTCATCTCCTCCTCTTTTCCTCGTTGGTCCCGCCATGATAAAAGACTTTTAGACTCATTTCCTCCTCTTTTCCTCCGTGGTTCCATGATTTCAATCAACCTAATCTGACCACAAATCACACCCcatttcacaatttttttttttttttgggatctCATAGCTCTGCTCACCGGTTTTCTTTCTGCttgaaatttacttttttttttttctttttgaagaagaaatggCTACAGTCATTGGACAGGCTTTTCTGTCTGCCACACTGCAGGTAGCTCTTGAAAACTTAGCTTCACCTATCTTGAGAGAATTTGGTGCACGGATTGGCATCGACAAGGATCTCAAGAAACTAACAAGAACTCTTGCGAAAATTCAAGCTGTGCTTAATGATGCTGAGGCAAGGCAAATAAATGACATGGCAGTGAAGCTTTGGCTAAGTGACCTCAAAGAAGTCGCTTATGATGCAGACGATGTGCTAGATGAGGTTGCAACTGAAGCTTTTCGGTTTAACCAAGAGAAAAAGGCTAGCAGCTTGATCTCTCTATCTAAAGATTTTCTCTTTAAACTTGGGTTAGCTCCTAAGATAAAGGAAATCAATGAGAGGCTAGATGAAATAGCTAAAGAAAGGGATGAGCTTGGTTTGAGAGAGGGAGCTGGAGCAACGTGGATCGAAACGAGGGACAGGGAGAGGTTGCAAACTAGCTCCTTAATCGACGAATCCTGTGTTTTTGGTAGGAAGGAGGATAAGAAGGAGATTGTAAATTTGTTAGTGTCTGATGACTATTGTGGAAATGATGTTGGGGTTCTTCCCATCGTGGGCATGGGAGGCCTGGGAAAGACAACTCTCGCTCAGCTTGTGTTCAATGATGAAACCGTGGCTCGCCATTTCGATTTGAAGATGTGGGTTTGTGTCTCTGATGACTTCAATGCTCAAAGGCTGACAAAATCCATCTTGGAGTCTGTTGAAAGGAAAAGTTGTGATCTCATGGATTTGAATATCCTACAAACAAGTCTCCAGGATAGGTTGAGGGGGAAAAGGTTCTTGCTTGTGCTTGATGATGTGTGgcatgagaagaaaagtgacTGGGATGTGGTTCGCCTTCCTTTCAGAGCTGGAGCATCTGGAAGTAAAATCATTGTAACTACCCGAAGTGAAAAGGTTGCATCAATCACGGGCACATTTCCACCTTTCCGTTTGGAAAGTTTATCTGAAAATGATTGCTGGTTGTTGTTCAAACAGAGGGCATTTATAGATGGGAATGAAGATGCACATCAAAACTTGGTACCAATTGGCAAGGAAATTTTGAAGAAATGTGGAGGTTTGCCTCTGGCAGCAAAGACACTTGGAGGACTCCTACACTCGACAACTGAAGTTTATGAATGGGAAATGATCTTGAAAAGCGATCTATGGGACTTGGAAGTGGGGGAGAATGAAATTCTGCCGGCTCTGAGGCTAAGCTACAATCATCTTCCGGCACATCTGAAGCAGTGTTTCGTATACTGCTCCATATTTCCAAAAGATCATAATTTTGATGAGGAGAAGCTAGTCTTGCTATGGATGGCAGAGGGTTTTGTTATTTCCAAGGGAAGGAGATGCTTGGAAGATGTTGCATCTGGCTATTTTCACGATTTATTGTTGAGGTCATTTTTTCAACGATCCAAAACCAATCCCTCGAAGTTTGTTATGCATGACTTGATTCATGACCTGGCACAGTTTGTAGCTGGGGAATCATGCTTCTCATTGGATGTCAAAAAATTGCAAGACATTGGAGAAAAAGTTCGGCATTCATCTGTGTTGGTTAACAAATCGGAATCAGTTCCGTTTGAGGCCTTCCGTACATCAAAAAACTTACGAACGATGCTTTTGCTTTGCAGGGAGCCTCGTGCGAAGGTCCCTCATGATTTGATACCCACTTTGAGATGCTTACGGTCACTAGACCTGTGTTATTCTGCTATAAAGGAGTTGCCAGATTTAATGGGAAATTTGAGGCATATCAGGTTTCTTGACCTCTCTCACACTTCCATCAGGGTGCTACCTGAATCAATTTGCAGCCTCTACAATCTGCAGACTCTGGTTCTTATCAATTGCAAGAATCTCCGTGCTTTGCCTGGAGACACAAATCATTTGGTGAATCTACGCCATCTTAATTTGACTGGATGCGGGCAGCTCATATCCATGCCTCCTGACATTGGGAAACTAACTTCTTTGCAAAGGCTACACAGAATTGTTGCTGGAAAAGGGATTGGGTGTGGAATTGGCGAGTTGAAGAACATGAACGAGCTTCGAGCAACGCTTTGTATTGATACGGTTGGAGATGTTCCTAACATCACAGAAGCAAAGGAAGCCAACTTAAAGAAGAAGCAATATATAAACGAGCTGGTGTTAAGATGGGGCAGATGTCGACCAGATGGAATTGATGATGAGTTGCTTGAATGTCTAGAACCACATACTAACCTTAGAGAATTAAGGATTGACGTGTATCCTGGTGCGAAGTTTCCAAATTGGATGGGATATTCTTCGTTATCCCACTTAGAAAAGATCGAATTCTTTCACTGTAACTACTGCAAAACCCTGCCACCTCTCGGGCAACTACCTTCTCTCAAATCTCTCTCCATATATATGATGTGTGAGGTCGAAAACATTGGCCGTGAGTTTTATGGTGAGGGAAAGATTAAGGGGTTTCCTTCCTTGGAGAAACTAAAGCTTGAAGACATGAGAAATTTGAAGGAATGGCAAGAGATTGACCATGGCGAATTTCCGAAGCTCCAGGAGCTTGCTGTTCTGAACTGCCCCAATATTTCAAGTCTTCCAAAATTTCCAGCTCTATG from the Populus nigra chromosome 1, ddPopNigr1.1, whole genome shotgun sequence genome contains:
- the LOC133681150 gene encoding putative disease resistance protein RGA3, which gives rise to MATVIGQAFLSATLQVALENLASPILREFGARIGIDKDLKKLTRTLAKIQAVLNDAEARQINDMAVKLWLSDLKEVAYDADDVLDEVATEAFRFNQEKKASSLISLSKDFLFKLGLAPKIKEINERLDEIAKERDELGLREGAGATWIETRDRERLQTSSLIDESCVFGRKEDKKEIVNLLVSDDYCGNDVGVLPIVGMGGLGKTTLAQLVFNDETVARHFDLKMWVCVSDDFNAQRLTKSILESVERKSCDLMDLNILQTSLQDRLRGKRFLLVLDDVWHEKKSDWDVVRLPFRAGASGSKIIVTTRSEKVASITGTFPPFRLESLSENDCWLLFKQRAFIDGNEDAHQNLVPIGKEILKKCGGLPLAAKTLGGLLHSTTEVYEWEMILKSDLWDLEVGENEILPALRLSYNHLPAHLKQCFVYCSIFPKDHNFDEEKLVLLWMAEGFVISKGRRCLEDVASGYFHDLLLRSFFQRSKTNPSKFVMHDLIHDLAQFVAGESCFSLDVKKLQDIGEKVRHSSVLVNKSESVPFEAFRTSKNLRTMLLLCREPRAKVPHDLIPTLRCLRSLDLCYSAIKELPDLMGNLRHIRFLDLSHTSIRVLPESICSLYNLQTLVLINCKNLRALPGDTNHLVNLRHLNLTGCGQLISMPPDIGKLTSLQRLHRIVAGKGIGCGIGELKNMNELRATLCIDTVGDVPNITEAKEANLKKKQYINELVLRWGRCRPDGIDDELLECLEPHTNLRELRIDVYPGAKFPNWMGYSSLSHLEKIEFFHCNYCKTLPPLGQLPSLKSLSIYMMCEVENIGREFYGEGKIKGFPSLEKLKLEDMRNLKEWQEIDHGEFPKLQELAVLNCPNISSLPKFPALCELLLDDCNETIWSSVPLLTSLSSLKISNFRRTEVFPEGLFQALSSLKELRIKHFYRLRTLQEELGLHDLPSLQRLEILFCPKLRSFSGKGFPLALQYLSIRACNDLKDLPNGLQSLSSLQDLSILNCPRLVSFPEEKLPSSLNSLRISACANLESLPSGLHDLLNLKSLDIQSCPKIASLPTLGLPASLSSLSIFDCEELDERCRQGGEDWPKIAHVAQKWIGNY